CCCTCCTTCAAAACCAACTCCGGGTTCGGCAGAACAAACTCCACTTCATAGTATGAAGGCTGGTCCAATCTCATGCTCGTGGAGGTCCAGGATATACTGTTTATCCGGGCCTCGAACATCCGGCCCGGAATGGACTCCAGGGAAAATTCGGCCAGGTCGCCGGGGGAAAGCCGGGTTGACTCAATCTCATGGACCCGGGCCCGGATCAGCATCGGTTCCATTACTCCCACCTGCACCGCCGGGGTGCCGGATTTCAACTCCGCGCCGGCCCGGACCTCCGGATGTATTGAGATGATATGCCCGTCCATGGGTGAGAGCAGAACAGCCTCACCGGAAATATGGCCGTTGATTGATCTTCCCAGTTGTTCTTCAATAAGCTTTCTTTCCTTGTTTTTCAGCTGCCGCTCCCAATGCAGCTGCTTTTGCAGCAGTTTCCGCCTTTCCCGCAGGACCCGCAATTGCATTGCAGCATGCTCCCTGCTTCTGGCCGGTGCCAGCTCCTTTTGCGCCAGGAGCGCCAGTTCCCGCTCCCGGTCCCCGAGGTCGGCGATCTTTGTCTCCATCTCCAGCAACCTCACCTCCAGCTCAAGAAGTTTCAGATCGGAATAACGAAGGCTCAGTTTCCGGACCTCCCCGGGGTCGAGACGATAACGGACCAGGACATCCCCTTTCTTTACTTGCTGCCCCGGGCGGACCTGGAGCGAAAGAACAACCCCGTGAAAAGGCAGGACCACCTGTCGTTTGAGCGAGCAAAAGACCTTACCGGTTAATATGATCTCAGAGGCCCGCGACGCGGTGGTGCCATCCACGCTCACTTCCCCGGCCCGGAGGCAAACCGGGAGCAGGATGGCCCCCAGGACGGCCACAACCGAAACAAACCGCCCCGCACCTTTCAACATATTGATATTATACATCAGATCACTCCTCAAGGCCGGCAACGTTTACATGACTGTTAAATAGATCTCCGCAGAGAAACCTGATCTTTAATGCCGCCAGGTCATAATCCAGCTGCTTGCCAAGATGTTTTCCCCGGGCTTCGATATATGCTGTTTTTGCATCAAGATCGTCCGGCAGGGCCAGTTCGCCGGCCCCATAGCGCAGCCCGCTCTGCTCCGCCCTGAGCCTGGCCAGTTCCTCGGCCGCTGCCGCCTGTTTCAAATCCACGGCCGCGTTTTGCAACTCTTGCCGGGCCGCCTGCCATTGGCGGGTCAGTTCCTGCTCCCTGCGGGCCATGGCAACTCCATATTGCCGCGAAATCAATTTCTGGCGTGATATATTGCGGCGCCGCTTCAACCCGTCCCACAGGGGAAAGCTGATCCCGACCAACAGATGAAAATCATCGTCCGTGCCTGAACTCAATATATCCGGCTTTCTAACCCCAAAGGACAGCTTGGGCACATATTCGGCATAGGCCAGGGTGATATTCCACTCCTGCAGTTGTTTCTGCAACTCCTGAATGCGGAGTTCAAAGGAGTGGGCCTGAAACTGTTCAATGGTTGCCGAGTCCGGCCCATAATCACCCAGGACCTGGCTTGCGGAGTGACTGACCGCGGGCTTGAACGGCGCAGTCTCCGTCATTCCCAGGAAAGAACGCAGATTTTTTAAGAGCAGGTCCGCGGAAAGCGCAATCCGATCACGCTCGATCCGGATCAGATCCACTTGCCGGGCGATTATCCGGAGTTCCAGTTTGGAAACAGCCCCGGCCGAAAATCGATTTTGGCCGAACATCTGCTTTTGCCGGGCCAGTGCCAATCGTTCATCCAGGAGAAGGCGCTGTTGTTCAAGATTGTCCAGCTCCAGGAACATCCGGGCCAGGTCATGGATGCCGGCGTCAATGGACTGCAGATGACGTAAAGAAGCCACCCTGGTCAACAGTCTCCTGATTTTGAGGGAGAAATGAGCTTCCAAGGGATTGTAGGGATCGGTGACCAGGGCGAGCGAGGTGCCCTCGGTCAGATAATGGCTTACCCGGAGCGATACAGTGGGAACAAAAGAATAGCGGCTGTCGGTTTCATCCAGCCGGCGGATATCGATTTCCAGCCCGGTATGATCGAGATCCGGTGACTGCTTCAAGGCAAGCTGAACAGCGGCATCAAAACCCATGCGCTCCGCACCGGCGGCTGCTCCTGTTTCCGGACCTGATTCTTCAGCCCGGGCCGGCCGGACTCCCGGCAGATTACAGGCGGCAAACAAAACCAGTAATAGAAAAACAACGCCGGCCCGTTTCCCCTTTTCTTGTATGCTATTCATTGTTCATCCGCCCAAAGCGTACTTTCGGGTTCGTGGTTATTGGTAACAGGGATAATTTTGAGTTTTGAATGTTGAATGTTGAATTCAGCACTCATCGCTCGTTACCCGTTGCTCTTTCCCATTGCTCAACCACCTCAGTCCTCTGTCCTCAGTCCTCAGTCCTCTGTCCTCAGTCCTCTGTCCTCTGTCCTCTGTCCTCTGTCCTCAGTCCTCCGTCCTCAGTCCTCAGTCCTCAGTCCTCTGTCCTCAGTCCTCAGTCCTCAGTCCTCTGTCCTCTGTCCTCTGTCAGTTAGCGGCCAGGGCCTCCACCGGCTTCAACCTCCTGACCTTAAAGGCCGGATAAAGGGCGGCGAAAAAGGTGATCACCATGACCACCAGCGGACCGGCCAGCAGCGAAAGCAGGGAAAGCCGGGGGTACAGCCGCCCCTCTATCCCGTATTCGGCCAGGATCTCCGAGGAACCGGAAAAATCCAGTCCATGCACCTGGAAATACCAGGTGAACAGACCGCCGCCGATGATCCCGGCCGCGATTCCGACCATGGTCAGGCCCAGGGATTCCAGGAGCAGCAACCGGGTCAGCCGGCCCGGGGTGATCCCCAGGGCCATGAGCACCCCGAACTCCCGGGTCCGTTCAAAGATGGCCATTAAAAAAGTGTTGAGAATGCTGAAGGCCACCACCAGCACCAGGAGCAGGTAGAAAATGAAACCGCTGACCAGGTCCAGTTGAATGGCCTGGAGCAGGCCGGGCATGAGTTCCTGCCAATCCAGGACCCTGAGGGTTTTCCCGGCACCGGCCCGGGCCAGGCCGGCGGCCACGGCCTGCTTGGCCGGGGCCACCTCGTCAAGGCTGTTGCAGATTGCCACCACCTTGTGTACCGCCCCATCCATGGCAAAGATATCCTGGAAAGCGGCAAGGGGGATATAGAGGGCACTGCGGTCGAATTCCGCTATCCCGGACTTGAAAATCCCCCTTACCGTGACCACCGCGGCGGCCACCGAGCCGTCCCGGCCCTGGCCGAGCAGGGTGAGTTCATCGCCCGGGGCCACCCGCAGGTTGCGGGCCAGAAGGATCCCGACCAGGGCGGAGTCGCGGTCGCTGTTGTTGAGAAAGCGACCGCTCCGGACCAGTTTCTTCAACCTGGACACCCGGGGCTCGGACCGCGGATCGATACCGGTCACCCGTATCCCGTAGGTCCGTTGGGCGGATGAGACCAGGGCGAACCCGGAGGCCCGGGAGGTATAGGCCCGAATGGCCGGCACGCTATCGAGAACCGCGTCCACCACGGCCGGATCAGCCACCACCAGACGCATGGACTTCTTTTGCCGGTACGCGGCGGCCTGGACCTGGAGATGGCCGGTATCAATGGTGACCGCGGAATTGATCATCGCCTGGTAGCTGCCCAGCTGGAAGGAGAGCATGAAGATCAGCACCAGGGAGGCAAAACCAATGGCCGCCACGGTGAGCAGGGTCCGCCGGGGGTTGCGCCAGATGTTGCGCCAGGCCATTTTCAGATCAGGAAACACCGCCGGTCACCTCCGGGGACTTCTCAGCCGGGACAGGGTAAAAAAACGGCCGGCCAGGCTGGGTACAAATTCGAGTTCACGGTAGATCAACTCGGTATACTCGTCTTCCGCGTCCCGGGCCTGCATCCGCCAGACCCGGGGCAGGAGCCGGCCGCCCAGGTTGACGATTTCCGAGGTGGTCATCACCTTGACCGGCTCCAGGTCCTCGTCAAAAAAAATCTGGCTGAGCAGGATGAAATCCTCGCGGATCTTCAGCTCCTGCTGTCCCCAGATCACCGGGGCCCCGGGCCTGGGCAGCGAGCGGATCAGGTAGACCTTTTTGCCTCCCTGGTTCTCAATCGCGACAATGGTATGGGTATAGTCGTTAATCAGGGTGTCGGAACGGGCCAGGTCGTTGTTGGAAAAATCAGAGCCCATCCAGGACTGGGACATCATTGACGGCGGCAGTTTGATCACCCGGTTCACCTTGGGATTGTAGATCCACATCTGCCGCCCCTTTTTCAGGGTGCCGTTGCCCCGGTCCCGGGCCGGCTCGGTGATAAAGAAAAGACTCTCGTCCAGGCCCCGGGTCCAGGCCTTGACAGTGAATCTCCGGTCCCAGCCGGGCCGGTGGATATGCACCTCCACCAGGGAGATCGAGGACTTGCCCCGGATAAGGTCATAGCTCCCCCTGATCAGGACCCGGGCGTCCCGGATCTCCTTTTGGACCTCCTGGGAAGATACGGAATGGACATTAAGGAACAGCACCAGTCCGGCAAGCAATAGAGAAAATATGCGAACAATCCGTTTTCCGGTCATAACGGAATCCCATGATCTCCCGTAGGCGGCCTCCCAGGACTCCTGTTTCAGGGAAAGCCGGGTGGTTCGGAAGCAAACAACTCCTCGTTAATCCACATAAACCAGGGTCCAAGGACAATGCAAGGGAAAAGCTGAAAAAAAACAGAAGACCCGCCTATGCATGAAGCTACGGTGGGCAAGCAGAGGATAGAGGACAGAAGACGGAAGACAGAGGACGGAAGACGGAAGAAAAAATTAGAGGAAAGGGAGTTAGCTCCAGCAGAGACCTCCGGTCACTCCTGGAGCTGCATTTTGACGATATTCATGGCGTGGCGGAGATTTTCCAGGGCCGCGATGACCATGGGCCGCTGGCTGGAGTCGATCTCGTTCAACAGCTTGAGGTGGAGGTCAAAGATGAAGGCCTCCATCTCGTTCACCTTTTTCAACCCCTCGGGGGTAAGGCCGACCAGCTTGACCCGGGCATCGTTGGGATCGGGGCTCCGGTGGACAAAGCCCTTTCTCTCCAGCCCGTCGAGGATCACCGTGGCCCTGCTCTTGGCCACCTCGAGCAGACCGGCGATCTCCTGGCCGGTAAGGTAGCGGTGGCCGGAAAACACCAGCAGACACTTGACCTCGGCCGGCGGCAGGTCGAAACGCCGGGCCTCCATTATGACCTTGTCCTGGCAACAGGAATGCAGGTCGGAGATCAACTCCTGCAGCTGGTTCGTCTGGTACTCGACAAGCTGCAGGCCCGACAGGTTATGACCATCACTCATAGTTTTTCCAAGAACTTCTGTTTTTCCCGGCCCGGGCCCTGATCATCCGCCGCCCTTGCGGCCCGGTCCGGCCACAATCTTTCACGCGCCCCGGGCCCGGACTTCTCGGCCGGGGTTACAACGCCGGAAGAATCCGCCGGGATTCTGCGCCTGGTGAACGCTACCTGATTAATAGGTTCCCCTGCCGCTGTCAAGAAGAAAGGAAAAGTTAGGCATTCGCCGGAAGCAACCAAGTGCCGGCGGTCACTCGGTCTCGATCCGCTGCCGGAACCGGCGCAGCAGATCGTCCTTGATCGCGTCCATGTCCAGGAGATAAATCTCCCGGGGAAAGAACAGCCCGGCCACGCCGGTGTCGAACAGCCGCCGGACCTCGTACTCGTTATGGGACACGTCCCGCTGGTAGATATAGTTCAGATAACTGCGGTTGGTGTGGATGATGAACTCCACCCGCATCCCGCCCATCCGGGCGAAAAACTTGAGCATCGGCGTCCGCGGGGCGCTGCCGACACTGCCGCCCCGCCGGGATTCGCCGGTCAGGGTATCGGAGACATCCTCCAGGGTGAGAAAGGAGCCGGCCCGGATGGCGCTCTCGGTCAGGTGTTCTTGAAAGATCCGCACATCACCGACCCGGTCCAGCACCCCCATCAGGCCCAACTCGTCATCCACGGCCACGGCCGGGTTCTCCTCGCCCTTGCGCAGCAGTTTCAACACCTTGGCCTCGGGCGGTTTTTTCCGTACCGTAACGTAGATCGGAATCTTGCGACCATGGGCGTGGAAACGCCGCCGCTTGATCAGGGTCAGTTTACGGCCGGGCTCAGGGGGAAATTCACCCCCCCGGCTCCAGGGAACCACCGTCACCCCGGTACAGGAAAAATCTTCCGGATCATGGCGGCTGACCAGAAAGGCCGGCTCCAGCTCACCGATCCTGGCCTCCTTGCTCCAGACATGGGCGTTCAGAAAATCGAGGAACCGGGCGAACTTCTGCTCGATATCCATCTCCCGCTCCCGCTGCTCAATGGCGGCGGCCAGGTTCATCAACACCAGCTTGCGCTTGGCCTCGAAACGCGCCTTCAGATGATAGCGGTCGTTAAAAAGAATGAGCAGCAGTTTCACCGGGTCACTGATCGCGTCGATCTCGTTGGTCAACTCGATATAGGGGGCATAGGGGCTAAGCACCGTATTCCGCAGATAGCGGATCACCCCGTCCGCGGTCCGCGAATAACCGTTAATCGCGGAAATGCGCTCCCGCTCGTTGCCGTTGATCCCGAACATGCTGCCGAGCAGCCCATATGCCCGGCGGCTGGTCTCCCGGCGGCCGGGCTCATCATCAAGGAGCCGGCGAATCTGGCCATAGGAGTCGACATTGAGAAACTCGAAAATCAGGTTGCGGACAATCCGGTAACGGGTGGCCAGCCCGGTTTCCGCCAGCATCCGGGCCCGGCGCCGGCCGGCCGGCGAGAAGGTCCTGGTGTCCAGGGCCTTCTCGGTGATGGCGAACGGTCCGTTCTGTTCCAGAAGACGGAAGATGGTATCCTTACTGGTCGATGTGTACATCAGCTGATCCCTTACAGGCTGAAGCCGGCCGCCGGAGCCCGATTCCCGGACCGGCCGGTGCGACGGCTGTTCTTGACACATCCTACCCAGTTTTTGAATAAAAGGGCAAACTCCTTGTCCAGGACCGCGGCCAGGGCCCGGGCCCGGGCCAGAATCATTGCCGGATCAATGTTTTTTTTCTCGCTGAGCGCGGCCAGCCATTTGCCGTCCCGCGCAAGCCAGGTGGCCACATCCTCGGGAGCGGCCGCATGGTTGTCAAACTGAACCCCGACAATATGGGGCCGGCCGACCACGGAAAAGGACTCCACCTGGCAGTCACCCGAGGTGGCCAGTACCGCAAGGTAATGGGGCAGCGGTTCCAGCACTGCCTGGCCATGCCATTTAAACAGGCTCAGTTCCCGGGGCAGACCGGCAAAAAAAGGATGCTCCCGCCCGGCATGGGTAAGAAACCCGGTGATAAAACCGACGCTGGGGGCAAAATTGAAGCCGACCCGCGCCCCCAGGACATGGGCCAGCAACTGGTGGCCGAGACAGAAACCGAGGCAGGGCAGGTCCCGGGAGACGGCCTCTTTAATGAAAACCTTTTCATCGGCCAGGAAAGGGTACTGTTTCTCCTGGTCCACATTGGGGCTGCCGCCGAGGATGATCAGACCCTGATAGTCCTGCAGGTCGGGAAACGGGTCCTGCCAGGCCCGGAAAATGGCGAGCCGTAAGCGATGACGGCCGGCCGCGGCCAGGAGCAGCTTTCCCGGTCCTTCCCAGGGGGTATGTTGCATAACTAGAAGCGTGGTTGCCATGGCTGCTGCACCTTGATCTCTTGTAACTGATCACGAGATGTGTAACCCCGCGGTATCATTACCCCCAAATCTGTATGCGATCTCTTCCCACGTATTCGTCCACATTGGCGAGAAAGTGAAAAAAAGAGGCCAGCCGACCGGGGGAGGGGGAAAAGGTCGGCCGGCCCCATGTAGATGTCAGAGGTTAACCTTAAAAAGCGAAACTCAACGACACCCCGCCGTAGACAAAGCAGGCATCAGCCGACGGGTTGGTCGCCTTGAGCAGGTCAGAGGCATCACTGCTCAACGGAAAGGTGTAGTTCACCTCCGGGGTGATGGTGACGTAGTTGTTGACCGGCACGGAGATCGAGGCCGAAACCATGCCGTCATGCAAGGCGCTGTAGGCGGCAGTGGGATCGTTGGGATCGGCCAGGGTGGTCGCGTCATCCGCGCCCAGATAGCTGACATGACCGCCGAGGTCCAGGGTGTAGGCGTCGCCCAGCGGCAGCGAATGGGACACCCCGAGGCTGACATACCAGCCCGGGTACTGATCGCTGTCGCGGTACACGGTCAGGGTCGGGGCCAGGATGGTGTCCAGTCCCGCGCTCAGATAGAATTCCTGGGAATCCAGAACAGGGGCTTCCAAGCCATAGTAGATATAGCCGGCCGAGAAGCCGACCCCGGCCATGGTCCAGTCATAGGACAAGGTCAGGTCGGTTTCATTGAAATTTTTGCCAATACCGGCCTGGCTGGTATCAAGATTGCCCCACAGGTTGGCGGCAAAGCCCTTATACCCCACGGTGATCGAGGGCTGGATCACCATACTGTCCTTGCTGAGTTCATAGCCGCGCCATAGATACTGACTGTAAACAGCCACGCTCGCCTCGGCTGTAGGTTTCTCCTCTTCGGCCTGGACACCATTGACGCCGATCGCGCCATAAATTCCCAGTGCCAGGATTCCGGTCATCAACACATTTCCTGCTTTAACTCTCATCTTCTTTCTCCTTGGTGCGTTATGGTTGACCTTTTTTACAGCCAACCAGTTGCTTGGATTAATGATGCTCCAGGGCCGGCCGGAATCAACAGCCGGAGCCCGGCCGGCCCGGAAGCAGAATGGTTACCTGGTGTCTGTCCAGAAATGAGCAATTTCGTTCAAAATCAAGGATCGCGAAAAAAAATAAGCGCAGGCATATATGTGATATTCCGAGCATTATTTTTTGAGCATGACGCCGAGATTGGGCGAAAGGGCCATTTCTGGACGGGCACTTACCTACTTGGTTACCTGGAAGTCGTTATAGGCATGGGCACCATGCTCGCCGATATCAAGGCCGATCATCTCTTCCTCCTCACTGACCCGCAGGCCGATGACAAGATCGATCAGCTTGAACAGAATAAAGGCCACGCCAAAGGACCAGATAAAGGCGGCCGCGATCCCGGTCAACTGGACCCCGATGATCTTGGTGGTAACCCCGCCGATGTTGAACAGGCCGGCAGCCAGGGTTCCCCAGGCGCCGCAGACACCGTGGACAGAGACCGCGCCCACCGGGTCGTCGATCTTGATCCGGTCGAAAAAGACCACCGACAACACCACCAGGACACCGGCAATCGCGCCGATGACCACCGAACTGGCCGGGGTGACGTTGGCGCAGCCGGCGGTGATCGCGACCAGACCGGCCAGGGCGCCGTTCAAGCTCATGCCCACGTCAGGCTTCTTGAACATCACCCAGGAGGCGAACATGGCCAGCACCGCACCGGCGGCCGCCGCCAGGTTGGTGTTGACAAAGATCATCGCAATATCGGTGATACCGGCGGTGGTCGAACCCGGATTGAACCCGAACCAGCCCAGCCAGAGGATGAACACCCCCAGGGCGGCCAGGGGAATGTTGTGACCGGGAATCGGCCGGACCTTGCCTTCCTTGGTGTATTTACCCAGCCGCGGCCCGAGGACCACGGCCCCGGCCAGGGCGGCCCAGCCGCCGATGGAATGAACCACGGTGGAACCGGCGAAATCGATAAAGCCCAGACCCTCAAGCCAGCCGTTGCCGTGAAACAGGCTGCCCCAGGCCCAGCTGCCGAACACCGGGTAGATAAAGGCGCAGAGTACGGCGCTGTAGATAAGGTAACCGACGAACTTGGTCCGTTCGGCCATGGCCCCGGAAACAATGGTGGCGGCGGTGGCCGCGAACACGCACTGGAACATCCAGAAGGCCAGGACCCAGGGGTCGCCGCCCACGCTGAAATCGCTTAAGAAAAAACCATTGGTGCCGAACCAGCCGGTGGAGGTGGTACCGAACATGACCCCGAAACCGATGGCCCAGAAGAAGAGCGAGCCCATGGAAAAGTCCATCAGGTTCTTCATCATGATATTGATCGCGTTCTTGGCCCGGGTGAAACCGGCCTCCACCATGGCGAAACCGGCCTGCATGAAAAAGACCAGGGCCGCGGCCACCAGGGTCCATACATAATCGAGATTGGTCTGGACAGCGGCAATGGCATCGGCATTGGTGATAATGGTGGGCGCCTCGTCCGCCCCCCAGGTTACCGCCGGAATGGCCAGCAGCAGCGCTGCCGTGCATAACACTTTTTTCATTGGTACATCCTCCCTGTAAAGAAACTTACAAATCTGTAACGCTTATCTAGTGTCTGCCCAGAAATGAGCAATTTCGTTCAAGATCAAGGATCGCGAAAAAAATAACCGGAGTCATATAAATGATATTACGAGGATTATTTTTTGAGCATGACGCCGAGATTGGGCGAAAGGGCCATTTCTGGATGGGCACTATCTAGATGGCGTCATTATCCTTTTCACCGGTCCTGATCCGGCAGACTGATTCCACCGGCAGGACAAAGATCTTGCCATCGCCGATCTTGCCGGTCTTGACCGAGTCGATGATCGTTGCGACCACCTTTTCCACCTGGTCCCCGGGCACCACGATCTCCACCTTGACCTTGGGGATGAAATCGATCACATATTCAGCGCCCCGGTAGATTTCAGTATGCCCCTTCTGCCGGCCGAAGCCCTTGGCCTCGGTCACGGTCATACCCTGCACCCCGATGTCCGAGAGCCCTG
The Desulfobacterales bacterium DNA segment above includes these coding regions:
- a CDS encoding outer membrane lipoprotein-sorting protein, encoding MTGKRIVRIFSLLLAGLVLFLNVHSVSSQEVQKEIRDARVLIRGSYDLIRGKSSISLVEVHIHRPGWDRRFTVKAWTRGLDESLFFITEPARDRGNGTLKKGRQMWIYNPKVNRVIKLPPSMMSQSWMGSDFSNNDLARSDTLINDYTHTIVAIENQGGKKVYLIRSLPRPGAPVIWGQQELKIREDFILLSQIFFDEDLEPVKVMTTSEIVNLGGRLLPRVWRMQARDAEDEYTELIYRELEFVPSLAGRFFTLSRLRSPRR
- a CDS encoding P-II family nitrogen regulator codes for the protein MKKIEAIIKPFKLDELKAGLSDIGVQGMTVTEAKGFGRQKGHTEIYRGAEYVIDFIPKVKVEIVVPGDQVEKVVATIIDSVKTGKIGDGKIFVLPVESVCRIRTGEKDNDAI
- a CDS encoding TolC family protein, which gives rise to MNSIQEKGKRAGVVFLLLVLFAACNLPGVRPARAEESGPETGAAAGAERMGFDAAVQLALKQSPDLDHTGLEIDIRRLDETDSRYSFVPTVSLRVSHYLTEGTSLALVTDPYNPLEAHFSLKIRRLLTRVASLRHLQSIDAGIHDLARMFLELDNLEQQRLLLDERLALARQKQMFGQNRFSAGAVSKLELRIIARQVDLIRIERDRIALSADLLLKNLRSFLGMTETAPFKPAVSHSASQVLGDYGPDSATIEQFQAHSFELRIQELQKQLQEWNITLAYAEYVPKLSFGVRKPDILSSGTDDDFHLLVGISFPLWDGLKRRRNISRQKLISRQYGVAMARREQELTRQWQAARQELQNAAVDLKQAAAAEELARLRAEQSGLRYGAGELALPDDLDAKTAYIEARGKHLGKQLDYDLAALKIRFLCGDLFNSHVNVAGLEE
- a CDS encoding MarR family transcriptional regulator; amino-acid sequence: MSDGHNLSGLQLVEYQTNQLQELISDLHSCCQDKVIMEARRFDLPPAEVKCLLVFSGHRYLTGQEIAGLLEVAKSRATVILDGLERKGFVHRSPDPNDARVKLVGLTPEGLKKVNEMEAFIFDLHLKLLNEIDSSQRPMVIAALENLRHAMNIVKMQLQE
- a CDS encoding ABC transporter permease, translating into MFPDLKMAWRNIWRNPRRTLLTVAAIGFASLVLIFMLSFQLGSYQAMINSAVTIDTGHLQVQAAAYRQKKSMRLVVADPAVVDAVLDSVPAIRAYTSRASGFALVSSAQRTYGIRVTGIDPRSEPRVSRLKKLVRSGRFLNNSDRDSALVGILLARNLRVAPGDELTLLGQGRDGSVAAAVVTVRGIFKSGIAEFDRSALYIPLAAFQDIFAMDGAVHKVVAICNSLDEVAPAKQAVAAGLARAGAGKTLRVLDWQELMPGLLQAIQLDLVSGFIFYLLLVLVVAFSILNTFLMAIFERTREFGVLMALGITPGRLTRLLLLESLGLTMVGIAAGIIGGGLFTWYFQVHGLDFSGSSEILAEYGIEGRLYPRLSLLSLLAGPLVVMVITFFAALYPAFKVRRLKPVEALAAN
- a CDS encoding ammonium transporter; this encodes MKKVLCTAALLLAIPAVTWGADEAPTIITNADAIAAVQTNLDYVWTLVAAALVFFMQAGFAMVEAGFTRAKNAINIMMKNLMDFSMGSLFFWAIGFGVMFGTTSTGWFGTNGFFLSDFSVGGDPWVLAFWMFQCVFAATAATIVSGAMAERTKFVGYLIYSAVLCAFIYPVFGSWAWGSLFHGNGWLEGLGFIDFAGSTVVHSIGGWAALAGAVVLGPRLGKYTKEGKVRPIPGHNIPLAALGVFILWLGWFGFNPGSTTAGITDIAMIFVNTNLAAAAGAVLAMFASWVMFKKPDVGMSLNGALAGLVAITAGCANVTPASSVVIGAIAGVLVVLSVVFFDRIKIDDPVGAVSVHGVCGAWGTLAAGLFNIGGVTTKIIGVQLTGIAAAFIWSFGVAFILFKLIDLVIGLRVSEEEEMIGLDIGEHGAHAYNDFQVTK
- a CDS encoding type 1 glutamine amidotransferase, which produces MATTLLVMQHTPWEGPGKLLLAAAGRHRLRLAIFRAWQDPFPDLQDYQGLIILGGSPNVDQEKQYPFLADEKVFIKEAVSRDLPCLGFCLGHQLLAHVLGARVGFNFAPSVGFITGFLTHAGREHPFFAGLPRELSLFKWHGQAVLEPLPHYLAVLATSGDCQVESFSVVGRPHIVGVQFDNHAAAPEDVATWLARDGKWLAALSEKKNIDPAMILARARALAAVLDKEFALLFKNWVGCVKNSRRTGRSGNRAPAAGFSL
- a CDS encoding HlyD family efflux transporter periplasmic adaptor subunit, translating into MYNINMLKGAGRFVSVVAVLGAILLPVCLRAGEVSVDGTTASRASEIILTGKVFCSLKRQVVLPFHGVVLSLQVRPGQQVKKGDVLVRYRLDPGEVRKLSLRYSDLKLLELEVRLLEMETKIADLGDRERELALLAQKELAPARSREHAAMQLRVLRERRKLLQKQLHWERQLKNKERKLIEEQLGRSINGHISGEAVLLSPMDGHIISIHPEVRAGAELKSGTPAVQVGVMEPMLIRARVHEIESTRLSPGDLAEFSLESIPGRMFEARINSISWTSTSMRLDQPSYYEVEFVLPNPELVLKEGLKGRLVLRPHR